A window of Silurus meridionalis isolate SWU-2019-XX chromosome 28, ASM1480568v1, whole genome shotgun sequence contains these coding sequences:
- the LOC124381211 gene encoding uncharacterized protein PB18E9.04c-like, whose protein sequence is MDWKSTLIVLCIIASNDIADSFGNQTAVNTTEISSPNIETNTSLTQGRSTNISLTNTFSTAGRPTNNSTTNTSLINTPLSNTSSTPGRSPNTSTNVSLTNNSTTHSRPANTSLKNTSLTNIFLTPGRPTNNILTNSSLTPIRPTNTFLPLNRPTNNLTNSYLIPSRPTNTSLPKPSSTLSRPTNNLLTNSTLTPSRPTNTSLPKTSSTLSKPTNILLTNSSLTPSRHANILLTNSSLTPSRHANILLTNSSLTPSRPTNTSLPKTSSTLSRPTNNLLTNSSLTPSRPANTSLPLSRPTNNLTNSYLIPSRPTNTSLPNTFLTPGRPTNTSTNMSLTNKYSYPSRPTNSSLKNTSLINTSSNPGRPTNNFTTNTSLIITSLTNTSLTQSRPTNTYLANTSLTNTSLPNTSLTQGRPTNTSTNNFPYPSKPTNTSLTNISLTNSSSTPSRPTNTSLTNISLTNTSSTPGRPTNTSLTNIYLTNSSSTPGRPTNNFTTNTSLIITSLTNTSLTQSMPTNTYLANTSSTNTFLSNTSLTPGRPTDTSTNMSLTNNSSYTSRPTNTSLTNISLTNTALTPSRPTNNLLTNSSLTPSRPTNTSLTHISLSNTSLTPGRPTNNFTTNSSLIITSLTNTSLTQSMPTNTYLANTSSTNTFLSNTSSTPGRPTKNLITNTSLTNISLTNSSSTTSRPTNNFTTNSSLTPSRPANTSLTNTSLPNTSSTPGRPTNNFTTNTSLIITSLTNTSLTQSMPTNTYLANTSSTNTFLSNTSLTPGRPKDTSTNMSITNNSSYTSRPINTSLTNISLTNTSSTTSRPTNNLLTNSSLTPSKPTNTSLTNISLTNTPSTPGRPTNTSLTNIF, encoded by the exons ATGGACTGGAAGTCGACATTAATTGTCTTGTGTATAATTG CTTCAAATGATATTGCAGACTCTTTCGGTAATCAGACTGCAGTGAATACTACAGAAATCTCTTCCCCAAACATAGAAACAAACACCTCTTTAACCCAAGGCAGATCTACAAACATCTctttaacaaatacattttcgACCGCAGGCAGGCCTACAAACAATTCGACAACAAACACCTCTTTAATAAACACCCCCTTATCAAATACCTCTTCAACCCCAGGCAGATCTCCAAACACCTCAACAAATGTGTCTTTAACAAACAATTCTACAACCCACAGCAGGCCTGCaaacacatctttaaaaaaCACTTCTTTAACAAATATCTTTTTAACCCCAGGCAGACCTACCAACAACATATTAACAAACAGCTCTTTAACCCCAATCAGACCTACAAACACCTTTTTACCCCTGAACAGGCCCACAAACAATTTAACAAATAGCTATTTAATCCCAAGCAGGCCTACAAACACCTCTTTACCAAAACCCTCTTCAACCCTAAGCAGGCCTACAAACAACTTATTAACAAACAGCACTTTAACCCCAAGCAGACCTACAAACACCTCTTTACCAAAAACCTCTTCAACCCTGAGCAAGCCTACAAACATCTTATTAACAAATAGCTCTTTAACCCCAAGCAGACATGCAAACATCTTATTAACAAATAGCTCTTTAACCCCAAGCAGACATGCAAACATCTTATTAACAAATAGCTCTTTAACCCCAAGCAGACCTACAAACACCTCTTTACCAAAAACCTCTTCAACCCTAAGCAGGCCTACAAACAACCTATTAACAAACAGCTCTTTAACCCCAAGCAGACCTGCAAACACTTCTTTACCCCTAAGCAGGCCTACAAACAACTTAACAAATAGCTATTTAATCCCAAGCAGGCCTACAAACACCTCTTTACCAAATACCTTTTTAACCCCAGGCAGACCTACAAACACCTCAACAAACATgtctttaacaaacaaatattcaTACCCAAGCAGGCCTACAAACAGCTCTTTAAAAAACACCTCTCTAATCAACACCTCTTCAAACCCAGGCAGACCTACAAACAACTTTACAACAAACACATCTTTAATAATCACCTCTTTAACAAACACCTCTTTAACCCAAAGTAGGCCTACCAACACCTATTTAGCAAACACCTCTTTAACAAACACCTCTTTACCGAATACCTCTTTAACCCAAGGCAGACCTACAAACACCTCAACAAACAATTTTCCATACCCAAGCAAGCCTACAAACACCTCTTTAACAAACATCTCTTTAACCAACAGCTCTTCAACCCCAAGCAGGCCTACAAACACCTCTTTAACAAACATCTCTTTaaccaacacctcttcaacccCAGGCAGGCCTACAAACACCTCTTTAACAAACATCTATTTAACCAACAGCTCTTCAACCCCAGGCAGGCCTACAAACAACTTTACAACAAACACGTCTTTAATAATCACCTCTTTAACAAACACCTCTCTAACCCAAAGTATGCCTACCAACACCTATTTAgcaaacacctcttcaacaaacaCCTTTTTATCAAATACCTCTTTAACCCCAGGCAGACCTACAGACACCTCAACAAACATGTCTTTAACAAACAATTCTTCATACACAAGCAGGCCTACAAACACCTCTTTAACAAACATCTCTTTAACCAACACCGCTTTAACCCCAAGCAGGCCTACAAACAACCTTTTAACAAACAGCTCTTTAACCCCAAGCAGACCTACAAACACCTCTTTAACACACATCTCTTTATCAAATACCTCTTTAACCCCAGGCAGGCCTACAAACAACTTTACAACAAACTCGTCTTTAATAATCACCTCTTTAACAAACACCTCTCTAACCCAAAGTATGCCTACCAACACCTATTTAgcaaacacctcttcaacaaacaCCTTTTTATCAAATACCTCTTCAACCCCAGGCAGGCCTACAAAGAACCTTATAACAAACACCTCTTTAACAAACATCTCTTTAACCAACAGCTCTTCAACCACAAGCAGGCCTACAAACAACTTTACAACAAACAGCTCTTTAACCCCAAGCAGACCTGCAAACACCTCTTTAACAAACACCTCTTTACCAAATACCTCTTCAACCCCAGGCAGGCCTACAAACAACTTTACAACAAACACGTCTTTAATAATCACCTCTTTAACAAACACCTCTCTAACCCAAAGTATGCCTACCAACACCTATTTAgcaaacacctcttcaacaaacaCCTTTTTATCAAATACCTCTTTAACCCCAGGCAGACCTAAAGACACCTCAACAAACATGTCTATAACAAACAATTCTTCATACACAAGCAGGCCTATAAACACCTCTTTAACAAACATCTCTTTaaccaacacctcttcaaccaCAAGCAGGCCTACAAACAACCTTTTAACAAACAGCTCTTTAACCCCAAGCAAACCTACAAACACCTCTTTAACAAACATCTCTTTAACCAACACCCCTTCAACCCCAGGCAGGCCTACAAACACCTCTTTAACAAACATCTTTTaa